CTGGGTCTTGGCGTCCTTGAGGAACTGCTCCCAGGCCTTGTCCTTGGGGGACTGCCCGTTCTCGTACGAGCGCAGCGCCGGCTCGAACGCGTTCTCCTTGACCGCCTGGTGCTTCGGGCCGAGGTGCAGCGGCTTGATCTTCTCGACGCTCTCACCGAAGATCTTGCCGGTCGGGGCACCGCTGAAGTACTCGTTGGTGTAGCTGGTGAACTCCGGGTTCTTCAGCGCCTCGAGGTTGGTCGGCAGCGGGCCCTTGAGCTTGAACGCCTCGACCTGGCTCTTCGCGTTGGTCAGGTACTCGGCGAGCTTGGCCGCTTCCTTCTGGTACTTGCTCTGGGCCGGCACGGCGAGCCAGGAGCCGCCCCAGTTGCCCGCGCCGCCGGGAACCGGCGCCAGGTCCCACTTGCCCTTGTTCTCCGGGCCGGAGTTGTCGGCGACGATACCGAGCATCCACGACGGGCAGAAGGTGGCCGCGAAGGTGCCCTGCTTGAAGCCGGCCGACCACTCGGGCGACCAGGTGGCGCTCTTCGCGGAGATCTTCGCGTCGGACATCGCGACGGCGGTGTCCCACGCCGTCTTCACCGCGGCGCTCTTGTCCGCGATGACGTTGTCCTCCTTGTCGTAGAACAGGTCACCACCCTGCTGGACCATGACCGCGCTGGCCGCGGTGGTGGCGGAGTCGATCATGCCCTTGTTGGTGGCCGCCCGGTACTTCTTGCCGGTCTCGATGAAGGCGTTCCAGTCCGGCCAGAGCGCCGCCACCTGGTCCCGCTCGGTCGGCAGACCGGCCTCTTTGAACAGGTCCTTGCGGTAGCAGACGCCGAGGCTGCCGACGTCGGTGGGCAGGCCGATCAGCCGCCCGTCCGCCGCCTTGCCCAGCTCCCACTTCCACGGCAGGTATTCCTTGCTGTGGTCGGCCACCAGCGGCGTCAGGTCGGCCCAGTTGGCCGGGTTGGTCTTGAACTCGTTGAGGATGCCCTCTTCGAGCGCGGTCACGTCCGCCGCGCCCTTGCCGGTGGCCAGCGCCCGGACCACCTTCGGCCGGTACTCGTTGAGCTGCGCGGTCTTGCGCAGCTCCACCTTGATGCCGGTGTCCTTCTCGTACTGCTTGACGATCTCGTCGTAGCCGAACTCACCGAAGGTATCGACGACCAGCTTGCTGGGCTTTTCGCCGGACTGCTTCGGCTCGTCGTCCTTGCCGCAGGCCGCGAGACCGCCGATGGCGGTGACCGCGGCCAGGGCGGCGACCGCGAAGCGGTTACGCCGCGTGGTGACGCTCATCCTGACCCCTTTTCGATGGTGAGGCTGGGTGGTGTGTGGTGGGAGGTACCGCTGCACGTCCCGGGCCGGTCCGACGTCCACCGCCGGTCCGTCGGAGGTGGTCTCGGGTGATCCGCACCACGCCCTTGGGAACGCTCCCATGAGATTGCCGGGAGGTGTCGGGGGTGTCAATAGACCGTTGGGAGCGTTCCCAGATCGTTACCAGCTATGGCGTTTATCCCACTCCGTACGATGACCGGCGTCCGCTCCCGCCCGCGTGGGGTCAGCAGAAGCGGCGCAGCAGGACGGTGGCCCGATCCGGGTCGAAGGCCTCCGGGTCGTACCGTCCGCCCACCCAGTCCCGCATCGCGGCGTGCTCCCGATGGTGCGGATCGGTCAGCGCGGCCAGCAGCAGCGCCTGCCCGGCAGGTCCGCCGACACCCTCCGGCGGACCGGCCCGCTCCCCCGCCGGGCAGCTCGGATAACGCTCGCCCGGGTCGGCGGCGAGAACGTCCTCCACCACCAGCTCGTGCTCCCACCAGTCACCGAAGTCGTAGACGTAGCCGAACCGGCTGCCCAGGCCGGCCACCGCGTCCAGCCGGGTGTCCAGCTCGTCGCGGACCGCCGGCTCGGCGTCCGGGTCGGGCTCGCCGTACGGCACCCCGTCGATCTCGAACGAGTGCAGGCGACAGTCCCGCCAGCCCATGGCGTGCTGCACCACCCGGTGCAGCCGGTCCAGGGTGTACCCGCCGGGGACCAGCACCCGCCGCCAGATCGGCGGGTGGAACCCGGTGAGGGACACCTTCAGCTGGAAGATCCGACGTGGCATGTTGACCCCTCCACCCACCGCATAGGCTGCCCGCATGATCTGTCGAGCGTGCCGACGACAGCGGCACGACGAGTGCCCCGGTCGGCAGTGGTGCGACTGTCAGCACCGTACCCCCGTACCCACCCCGGTGGTCACCGGTCCGGCCGGCGGATGAGCGACGCAACGCCGATCCGGCGGATCTGGCCCGCGCCGGCCAGCGGCCCGCTCGACGACGCCGCGCTGACCGCGCTCTACGCCCGCGCCGACGACCCCCGGTTGCGGGTCAACTTCGTCGCCAGCGCCGACGGGGCGGTCACCCTCGACGGCTACTCCGCCGGGCTTTCCGGGCCGCCGGACAAGCGGGTCTTCGGGCTGCTCCGGATGCTCTGCGACGGGTTGCTGGTGGCCGCCGGCACGCTGCGGCACGAGGGTTACCGGGCGGTGCGGCTGAGCGAACCGCGCCGGGCCTGGCGACGCGCGCACGGTCTGGCCGAGTACCCGACCCTGGTGGTCGTCTCCGGGTCGCTGCGGCTCGACCCGGCCCAGGCCGCCTTCGCCGACGCCCCGGTACGCCCGGTGGTGCTGACCACCGGGACGGCCGTCGCGCCGCCCGGCCTCACCGCCGTCGTCGACCTGGTCCGGGTCGGCCGGGACGCCGTCGACCTCGCCGCCGGCCTGGCCGACCTGCGCCGACGGGGTCTGGGGCAACTGCTCTGCGAGGGTGGCCCACACCTGTTCGGCGCGCTCACCGCGGCGGACCTCGTCGACGAGCTCTGCCTGACCGTCGCGCCGGTGCTGGCCGGGGCCGGTCCGGGACGGATCACGGCCGGTCCCGGCAGCACGCCCCGGTCGCTGCCGCTGCGGCACACGCTGGCCGCCGCGGACGGCGTGCTCATGCTGCGGTACGCCCGCGACGAGCCGGGTCCGCCGCCCGCCGGTGCCGCGCCCGCCGGCTGACGTCGCCGCCGGTGCCCAGGGTCGCGCCCGCCGGCTGACACCGCTGTCGACCGGGCCGACCAGCAGCCCGCCGGGCACGGCTGCGGCAGCCGGCCGACCGCGCCGCACACGGCGAGGGGCGTGGGCACACCGGTCGGTGTGCCCACGCCCCTCGGACGACCGGGCCGGTGCCGACGGAGCAGGAGCCGTCGACACCGGCCGGGGATCAGCTGACGCTCACGGCCGCCCAGGCCGCGGCGACCGCCTTGTACTCGGCGCTGGTGCTGCCGTAGAGGTCGGTGGCGGCCGACAGGGTCGCGGTGCGGGCGCCCTTGTAGTTGGTGGTGGTGGTCATGTAGCGGGTCAGCGCCCGGTACCAGATCGCCCCGGCCTTGGTGTTGCCGATCCCGGCGACCGTGGTGCCGTTGCAGGTCGTGCTGGTGCCGTACGACGAGGTGCCGCTACCCACCGCGAGCAGGTAGAAGAAGTGGTTCGCCACGCCCGAGGAGTAGTGCACGTCCAGCCGGCCGACCGAGCTGCTCCAGCAGTCCGCCGAGCTGCCGTCCTTGGAGGGCTTGTCCATGTAGCGCAGCGGCACACCGCTGCTGCGCAGCTTCTCGCCGATCAGGTAGTCGCCCGGGTCCTTGGCGCTGGCCGCGGAGAACTCGACCAGGGTGCCGAAGATGTCGCTGGTGGCCTCGTTCAGGCCGCCGGACTCACCGCTGTAGCGCAGCCCGGCGGTGTTGCTGGTGACACCGTGGGTCATCTCGTGCCCGGCCACGTCCAGCGAGGTCAGCGGGTACCAGCCGGAGCCGCCGTCGCCGTAGGTCATGCAGAAGCAGGAGTCCTGCCAGAACGCGTTGGCGTAGTTGCTGCTGTAGTGCACCCGGCTGTACGCGCCGACGCCGTCGTTGCGGATGCCGTTGCGGCCGTGCGCGCTCTTGTAGTAGTCCCAGGTCTTCTGCGCGCCGAAGGCGGCGTCGGCGGCGGCGGTCTGCCGGTTGCTCAGGGTGCCGTCACCGAAGACGTTGGTGGTGCTGGTGACCAGCGTCCCGGTGCCGGTGGTACGGCCGTTCAGGTCGTAGGTGCGGTGGTTGCCCCGGGCCGGGTCGGCGAGCTGGTAGGTGCTGCCCGACTGGGTGCTGCCGACCGAGACCGTGCCGGAGTGGAACGTGTTGCCGGTGCCCTCCCGCTGCACCCCCTCCCAGGAGTCACGGACCGCGCCGGTGGTGGCGTCCACCAGCACGTGCAGCTCGCTGGGCGTGCCGTCGGCGTGCGTGCCCCCCACGACCACCTCGTAGGCGAGGACGGTCGCGGTGTCGCCCGCGTCGAAGACGAGCTGGGCGCCGGCGACCGAGCGGCCGGTGGCGGTCGAGGCGGCGTAGGCGATCTTGCCGGCGGCGGCCTCGCTGAGCTTGGCCTTCGGGGCGCGCTGCGGGGCGTCGGCGAGTCGGTGGGTCGCGCCCTGCCAGGAGTCACCCTTGCCCAGGTGGACGACCAGGTCGCCGCCGAGCACGGGCAGGCCGTCGGAGTAGCGGTTGAGCCGGACGTGCTGGGTGCCGTCGGCGTCGGTCACCACGCCGCGCGGGGTGAACGTCTGCCCGTCGGTGGCGAGGCCGGCCTCGGCGTGGGCCTCGAGCTGGGCGACCGCGCGGGCGAACGGGTCGGCGGGGGCGGGGGCGGCGCTGGCCGCGGTGGGCACCGTGACGGCGGTGGCCAGGAGAGCGGCCGTGGCGAGGCCGCTCATCAGGGGGGTTCGACGCATCGGGATTCTGCCTCCACAGGGACAGTCGGGGGGGTGCCGACTGACGGCGACCCGGCGGCGGTGGACCGCGGGTCGGCCACGTGTCCGCAGGTTACGGACGTGGCGACCGACATCGAAGGACAGAAGATCCTCGATGCCGACTGTGGCTATTCTGAGCCCAACCGGCCGCTTTCTGTCACGACCAAGGTGAGGAATTTTTCGGCGAATTTCCGAAGGGGGCCGCCACCTGGCGAAACACTGTCACCGACAGCCGGTGGATGAACCGTCGGTGACCGCCCGCTCCCCGGCGGTCACCGGAAGCGGCGTCGACGTCGCCACCCGCCGGGCCGGCGGTCCGGCCCGGCGGGTGGCGCACGCCGCGTCGCGTGGCAACCTGTCGCACTCCTCGGGCAGGATGCAGGGCGTGCGCCCTGACCGAGACGACCAGCTGACCGGAGCCCGCGGATGACCGACGACCGGATCGACGGCCGGATCGACAGCCCCGGCGAGCCCGTCGGCCGGGTGCTCGGCACCGCCGACGCCACCCCGTTGCAGTTCTGGACGGCCGTCTCCCCCGGCAGCTACCTGCAGCTCGACGACGTGGTGGTCACCCGCCGCGAGCTGCCCGACCGGGAGCCGGTCACCATCGCCGGGGTGGTCACCCAGGTCCGGGCCCGGCACGAGGGTGCCCAGTTCGAGTCGGACGTCTTCGCCATCGCCGACGGCACCCTCCCGGCCCAGGTGCAGGAGGCCGCCGAGATCACCACCACCCGGGTCGACCCCGAGCTGTACGTGCCGCCCGCGCCGGGCGCGACGGTGCACCGGGCCGAGGGCGACGCCCGGGCCCGCGCGCTGCACTTCGACCGGATGGAACGGCGGATCCCGATGGGGATGGGCCGCGACGGCGTACCGGTCTACCTCAACGCCGACTTCCTCGACGGCAGCCGGGGCGCGCACGTGTCGATCTCCGGCATCTCCGGGGTCGCCACCAAGACCAGCTTCGCCACCTTCCTGCTCTACTCGGTCTTCCGCTCCGGGGTGCTCGGCGGCGACGCGGTCAACGCCAAGGCGCTCATCTTCAACGTCAAGGGCGAGGACCTGCTCTTCCTCGACCACCCCAACGCCCGCCTCGACGAGCCCACCCGGGCCGCGTACGCGAAGCTGGGGCTGGCCGCCGGGGCCTTCCCCGACGTGCGGGTGTACGCCCCGCCCCGGGTCGGCGACGCCGCCGGCACCCCCGACGTGAGCAGCCGGCTCACCGGCGTCGACGCCTTCTACTGGACGCTGAGCGAGTTCTGCGCCGACCGCCTCCTGCCGTACGTCTTCGCCGACGCCGACGACGAACGCCAGCAGTACACGATGGTGGTCCACTCGGTCACCGCCCACCTGGCCCGCCACGCCCAGCCCGCCGACGGCGGGGTCAGCGTCGACGGGGTGCGCCTCGGCTCCTACGCCGACCTGGTCGACCACGTCGTCGAGCAGCTCAACGACGACGAGACCCGGGGCGACTGGGCCGGCAGCGCGGTCGGCCTGGGCACGGTCAACGCGTTCGCCCGCCGGCTGATCGGCAGCAAGAAGGACCTCGGCCGGCTGATCCGGGGTGACCTGGCCACCCGCCGCCCGCACGCGATCAACACCGCCGAGAGCGCCCAGGTCACCGTGGTCGACCTGCACAACCTCCCGGACCGCGCGCAGCGCTTCGTGGTCGGTGTGACGCTGCGCGGCGAGTTCGAGCGCAAGGAGAAGGCGGGCACCGCCAAGCCGCTGCTCTTCGTCGTCCTCGACGAGCTGAACAAGTACGCCCCCCGGGAGGGCTCCTCCCCGATCAAGGAGGTGCTGCTCGACATCGCCGAGCGGGGCCGCTCGCTCGGGGTGATCCTGGTCGGCGCGCAGCAGACCGCGAGCGAGGTGGAGCGCCGGATCGTCACTAACTCGGCGATCCGGGTGGTGGGGCGGCTCGACCCGGCCGAGGCGTCCCGCCCCGAGTACGGCTTCCTGCCGCCGGCCCAGCGGCAACGCGCCCTGCTGGCCAAGCCGGGCACGATGTTCGTCAACCAGCCGGACATCCCGGTCCCGCTCTGCCTGGAGTTCCCCTTCCCGGCCTGGGCGACCCGGGTCTCCGAGGCCGGGCGGGCCCCGTCGGAGACGCTGCGTTCGATCACCGGCTCGATCGACCCGTTCGCCGTGGTCGGCTCCGGTGGCGTCGACGACGACATCCCGTTCTAGGGGGCTGGCAGCCATGAAGATCCTGCACACCTCCGACTGGCACGTCGGCAAGGTGCTCAAGGGGCAGTCCCGGGCCGAGGAGCACAAACAGGTGCTGGCCGGGGTGATCGAGATCGCCCACGCCGAACGCCCCGACCTGGTCATCGTCGCCGGTGACCTCTACGACACGGCCGCCCCCGGCCCGGAGGCCACCCGGCTGGTCAC
Above is a window of Micromonospora rifamycinica DNA encoding:
- a CDS encoding ABC transporter substrate-binding protein → MSVTTRRNRFAVAALAAVTAIGGLAACGKDDEPKQSGEKPSKLVVDTFGEFGYDEIVKQYEKDTGIKVELRKTAQLNEYRPKVVRALATGKGAADVTALEEGILNEFKTNPANWADLTPLVADHSKEYLPWKWELGKAADGRLIGLPTDVGSLGVCYRKDLFKEAGLPTERDQVAALWPDWNAFIETGKKYRAATNKGMIDSATTAASAVMVQQGGDLFYDKEDNVIADKSAAVKTAWDTAVAMSDAKISAKSATWSPEWSAGFKQGTFAATFCPSWMLGIVADNSGPENKGKWDLAPVPGGAGNWGGSWLAVPAQSKYQKEAAKLAEYLTNAKSQVEAFKLKGPLPTNLEALKNPEFTSYTNEYFSGAPTGKIFGESVEKIKPLHLGPKHQAVKENAFEPALRSYENGQSPKDKAWEQFLKDAKTQGAF
- a CDS encoding plasmid pRiA4b ORF-3 family protein; this encodes MPRRIFQLKVSLTGFHPPIWRRVLVPGGYTLDRLHRVVQHAMGWRDCRLHSFEIDGVPYGEPDPDAEPAVRDELDTRLDAVAGLGSRFGYVYDFGDWWEHELVVEDVLAADPGERYPSCPAGERAGPPEGVGGPAGQALLLAALTDPHHREHAAMRDWVGGRYDPEAFDPDRATVLLRRFC
- a CDS encoding pyrimidine reductase family protein; translated protein: MSDATPIRRIWPAPASGPLDDAALTALYARADDPRLRVNFVASADGAVTLDGYSAGLSGPPDKRVFGLLRMLCDGLLVAAGTLRHEGYRAVRLSEPRRAWRRAHGLAEYPTLVVVSGSLRLDPAQAAFADAPVRPVVLTTGTAVAPPGLTAVVDLVRVGRDAVDLAAGLADLRRRGLGQLLCEGGPHLFGALTAADLVDELCLTVAPVLAGAGPGRITAGPGSTPRSLPLRHTLAAADGVLMLRYARDEPGPPPAGAAPAG
- a CDS encoding M4 family metallopeptidase, translating into MRRTPLMSGLATAALLATAVTVPTAASAAPAPADPFARAVAQLEAHAEAGLATDGQTFTPRGVVTDADGTQHVRLNRYSDGLPVLGGDLVVHLGKGDSWQGATHRLADAPQRAPKAKLSEAAAGKIAYAASTATGRSVAGAQLVFDAGDTATVLAYEVVVGGTHADGTPSELHVLVDATTGAVRDSWEGVQREGTGNTFHSGTVSVGSTQSGSTYQLADPARGNHRTYDLNGRTTGTGTLVTSTTNVFGDGTLSNRQTAAADAAFGAQKTWDYYKSAHGRNGIRNDGVGAYSRVHYSSNYANAFWQDSCFCMTYGDGGSGWYPLTSLDVAGHEMTHGVTSNTAGLRYSGESGGLNEATSDIFGTLVEFSAASAKDPGDYLIGEKLRSSGVPLRYMDKPSKDGSSADCWSSSVGRLDVHYSSGVANHFFYLLAVGSGTSSYGTSTTCNGTTVAGIGNTKAGAIWYRALTRYMTTTTNYKGARTATLSAATDLYGSTSAEYKAVAAAWAAVSVS
- a CDS encoding ATP-binding protein, with amino-acid sequence MTDDRIDGRIDSPGEPVGRVLGTADATPLQFWTAVSPGSYLQLDDVVVTRRELPDREPVTIAGVVTQVRARHEGAQFESDVFAIADGTLPAQVQEAAEITTTRVDPELYVPPAPGATVHRAEGDARARALHFDRMERRIPMGMGRDGVPVYLNADFLDGSRGAHVSISGISGVATKTSFATFLLYSVFRSGVLGGDAVNAKALIFNVKGEDLLFLDHPNARLDEPTRAAYAKLGLAAGAFPDVRVYAPPRVGDAAGTPDVSSRLTGVDAFYWTLSEFCADRLLPYVFADADDERQQYTMVVHSVTAHLARHAQPADGGVSVDGVRLGSYADLVDHVVEQLNDDETRGDWAGSAVGLGTVNAFARRLIGSKKDLGRLIRGDLATRRPHAINTAESAQVTVVDLHNLPDRAQRFVVGVTLRGEFERKEKAGTAKPLLFVVLDELNKYAPREGSSPIKEVLLDIAERGRSLGVILVGAQQTASEVERRIVTNSAIRVVGRLDPAEASRPEYGFLPPAQRQRALLAKPGTMFVNQPDIPVPLCLEFPFPAWATRVSEAGRAPSETLRSITGSIDPFAVVGSGGVDDDIPF